In the genome of Penaeus vannamei isolate JL-2024 chromosome 26, ASM4276789v1, whole genome shotgun sequence, one region contains:
- the LOC113814768 gene encoding barH-like 1 homeobox protein — MLDFLQRPALRVTSSSRPVVPPGSPSSSPDDADDEGGSGPPPLKKQRKARTAFTDNQLQTLEKSFERQKYLSVQDRMELAAKLNLTDTQVKTWYQNRRSVWHSGPMCCLGS, encoded by the coding sequence ATGCTTGACTTTCTGCAGCGACCTGCCCTGCGTGTGACGTCATCCTCACGTCCTGTCGTTCCCCCAGGGTCCCCGAGCTCCTCTCCAGACGACGCCGACGACGAGGGGGGTTCCGGCCCCCCGCCGCTCAAGAAGCAGCGCAAAGCCCGCACCGCCTTCACGGACAACCAGCTGCAGACGCTGGAGAAGAGCTTCGAGCGGCAGAAGTACCTGAGCGTGCAGGACCGCATGGAGCTGGCGGCCAAGCTCAACCTCACCGACACGCAGGTCAAGACGTGGTACCAGAACAGAAGGTCAGTGTGGCACTCCGGGCCTATGTGCTGTCTTGGCTCCTGa